GTCCGGAAGTGCCTGGCCGAGGGGAAGCGGATAGAAGACCTGCCCCTGGAGGCGCTGCGCGCCTTCTCTCCCTATTTCACCGAGGACGTCTACGCCTTCATGCGCCTCGAGGCCTGCGTGGACCGGCGCCTGACGGCGGGCGGGACGGCGCGCGCCCGGGTCCGGGAGGCGCTGGGGGAGGCCCGCGCCCGCCTGCGGCTGGCCCAGGGGGAGGCGTGAGCGGACCGGCCTCCCGGCGGGTCGCTCCCCCGCTCTGCCTGGCCATCCTCGCGCTGCTGCTTTCCGCCTGCGGGCGGAAGGGACCGCCCGTCCCCCCGCGGCCTGCCGTCCCGGCCGCCGTCACCCTGCGCGCCGTAACCGATGGCCAAACGGTCCTCCTGCGCTGGGCCCGGCCCACCCGCAATGCCGACGGCTCCCCGCTCACCGACCTGAACCACTTCGTCCTGCTCCGCGGGGCGGACCCCCTGCCTGGCGGCCCCGCCGGGGAATCCTCCCCGCTCCGCCTGCTGGATGCCGTCCCGGCCGTCCGGCCGGAGAGCGCGACGCCAGAGGGCGAGACCTACCGGTACGCGGATGGGGCCCGGGAGCCGCTCCCCCTGGGCGTCCGGTACACGTACCAGATCGTCGCGGTCAGCGACCGGGGCGTCTCGGGGCTGCCCGCCTCCGCCGTTGTGGAGCTCCGGCCCCCGCCCGCCCCGCCCCGGGCGCTTCGGGCCGAGGTCGGGGAGGGGTTCGTGACCCTCTCCTGG
This genomic interval from Candidatus Methylomirabilis sp. contains the following:
- a CDS encoding fibronectin type III domain-containing protein — encoded protein: MSGPASRRVAPPLCLAILALLLSACGRKGPPVPPRPAVPAAVTLRAVTDGQTVLLRWARPTRNADGSPLTDLNHFVLLRGADPLPGGPAGESSPLRLLDAVPAVRPESATPEGETYRYADGAREPLPLGVRYTYQIVAVSDRGVSGLPASAVVELRPPPAPPRALRAEVGEGFVTLSWQAPPAGDAPSGGAYHVYREEPGGPGPARVTRFPVQGTRYVDLDVQTERRYRYTVRAVVGEGPGARESEPAGPAEAVPEDRTPPAPPRNLTAVREADAIRLRWAASPEPDLLGYRVYRRALPDGRRVLLTATPVPDPEYLDRPPPGLVAYTVTAVDRSRRGNESIPAAEVRAGP